The Trueperaceae bacterium genome includes a window with the following:
- the tal gene encoding transaldolase: protein MNPLLRLKELGQSIYLDEIRRSWIKDGELKRLIDEDGLAGVTSNPSIFHKAIADTDDYADAIAAHARAGATPEATYEDLTVSDIAAAADLFRPQFDASGGMDGWVSLEVSPELAHDEDGTVAEGKHLFARLDRPNAFIKVPATDAGVGAIRRLIAAGVNVNVTLLFGLPRYRQVAEAFLAGLEERQRAGKSVNVASVASFFLSRIDVMIDPQLDAVAKQPVPQATAAHQLRGTAAIASARRAYVIYEELFGPSAARFAPLARAGARPQRLLWASTSTKDPSYPDTKYVEPLIGKDTINTLPLTTIAAYRDHGDPRLRISEGASDAQALLQALSGVGVDLDAVTAKLEAEGVEKFIKAYKDLLATLAASLEAAPTRS from the coding sequence ATGAACCCCCTACTGCGCCTCAAGGAGCTAGGTCAGAGCATCTACCTGGACGAGATCCGCCGTTCCTGGATAAAGGACGGCGAGCTCAAGCGACTCATCGACGAGGACGGCCTTGCCGGCGTGACCTCCAACCCGTCCATCTTCCACAAGGCCATCGCCGACACCGACGACTACGCCGACGCCATCGCCGCGCACGCGCGCGCGGGCGCCACTCCCGAGGCCACGTACGAGGACCTCACGGTGAGCGACATCGCGGCGGCCGCCGACCTCTTCCGCCCGCAGTTCGACGCGTCGGGCGGGATGGACGGCTGGGTGTCGCTCGAGGTCTCGCCCGAACTGGCGCACGACGAGGACGGCACCGTCGCCGAGGGCAAGCACCTGTTCGCGCGCCTCGACAGGCCCAACGCCTTCATCAAGGTGCCGGCAACCGACGCGGGCGTGGGCGCCATCAGGCGCCTGATCGCGGCCGGGGTGAACGTCAACGTGACGCTCCTCTTCGGGCTGCCGCGCTACCGGCAGGTGGCGGAGGCGTTCCTGGCCGGGCTCGAGGAGCGGCAGCGTGCCGGTAAGAGCGTGAACGTGGCGTCGGTAGCGAGCTTCTTCCTGAGCCGCATCGACGTGATGATCGACCCGCAGCTCGACGCGGTCGCCAAGCAGCCGGTCCCGCAGGCGACGGCCGCGCACCAGCTACGCGGCACGGCCGCCATCGCGAGCGCCAGGCGCGCCTACGTGATCTACGAGGAGCTCTTCGGACCCAGCGCCGCCCGCTTCGCCCCCCTCGCGCGCGCCGGCGCCCGCCCGCAGCGCCTGCTGTGGGCGTCGACGAGCACGAAGGACCCCAGCTATCCCGACACGAAGTACGTCGAGCCGCTGATCGGCAAGGACACGATCAACACCCTGCCCCTCACGACGATCGCCGCCTACCGCGACCACGGTGACCCCCGGCTACGCATCTCCGAGGGGGCGAGCGACGCGCAGGCGCTGCTCCAGGCCCTCAGCGGCGTGGGCGTCGACCTCGACGCCGTGACCGCCAAGCTCGAGGCGGAGGGCGTCGAGAAGTTCATCAAGGCGTACAAGGACCTGCTCGCGACCCTGGCGGCGTCCCTGGAGGCGGCCCCCACCAGGAGCTGA